The DNA sequence CACGGCCCGGGAGACGGGCTGCCCGAGCAGGTCGGACAGGGTGAGGCAGAGGCTGGCGACCGTGCACAGGCACCAGGCCAGTGCGGTCCAGCCGGCCAGCCGCAGCCGCCGGTAGCCGATCGCGGACAGTCCGCCGTCGGAGCGGGGGGACAGGACGACGGCGGCGAGCAGCAGGCCGATGGTGGCGACGGCGGACACCTGGGTGCCCAGCCGGGCGACGGGCAGTCCCCAGGCGGTCAGCGGCCCGGGGTACGGCAGTCCGGGCAGCGCCTCGTCGACGACCGCGCCGCCGTACCCGAGCAGGAGCAGCAGCGCCGCCAGGGCCGCCGTGCCGCCGGCCAGCACGATCGGCCAGCGGCGACCCGAGCCGGCCGGCGCCGGGGCCAGATCCGGCCGCGGCGGTGCGAGCTCGGTGGTCATGGACGGCCGCGCCGCATCCGCCGGACGCCCAGCGCGACCACGACGGCGATGAGCGCGATCGCGGCGGCGGCCAGCGCGACGGCCGTACCGGAACCGCCGCCGCTCTCGGTGACCGAGGCCGCGTCGACCGCGGCGTCCGTCGCCGGGGCGGACGCGGTCCCGGTCGGGGCCACCCCGGCCGGTTCCGGTCCGGCGACGGTGAACGGGTACGAGCCCTGCACGGGGTGCCCGTCCAGCGAGACGACCCGGTAGGCCACGGTGTAGGCGCCACCGGCGAGCGGCGCGGCGAACGTGACCGTGCCCCGGTTGCCGGTGATCTCC is a window from the Polymorphospora rubra genome containing:
- a CDS encoding copper resistance CopC family protein, whose translation is MTSHPHRGPRRTAPARVLAAVAATALALIAGLALPAGPAWAHNQLTTAEPAPNSTLDAAPQQVVLEFVEPLNPRYTAIVVTDAAGMTVSDGTPEITGNRGTVTFAAPLAGGAYTVAYRVVSLDGHPVQGSYPFTVAGPEPAGVAPTGTASAPATDAAVDAASVTESGGGSGTAVALAAAAIALIAVVVALGVRRMRRGRP